The DNA region AGTTCCACACATCAGTATTAAACCAGTTGCATAAGATGTAGCTTCCTTAAATACTCTACCGATTGTTGTAATAATTGTTGGAAAAATAATAGAATAAGCAAAACCTGCTAAACCAAAAATCAATAATCCTTGTTCACCCATTATGATGCCTAGAAATGACATTAAAGTTGCAATCACTCCATAAATAAGTATACTCTTTAAATGCCCTAGTTTATCTACAATAAAGCCGCCAAATAAACGTCCGATAGTCTCACATCCAAAGAACAAAGCCACATAGAAGGCACTTTTATCTGCAGTAAACTTAAAGGATTCATTCATATAATTTACAAACCAGTTTCCAATTCCATACTCTGCTGCAAGATAAAGACCGCATATTCCAATGTAAAGATAAAGCATCTTGTTGGAAAATAAATCTTTCTTATTCCACTGTATTGTTTCTACTTTGGGCTTATATGGTATTTTAATAACCAATAGATATATGAATAAAGCACTTGCAGCAACTAACATAAAGATATAGAAACTCCTCCAGGGGATACCAGCTGCTAAAAGATTTCCTGATATTTTTTGAATCGCCGTATTACCTGCACCATATGAAAAATTAATAAAATTCATTAATATTGCAGTAGATGCAACTGTAAGAACCGGTCCCAATGTATTTACACCAATATTAAACATTGCCATACCTGCATTTAATAAAAACATGCCTACAATCAGTACCAAAAAACTCGGACAATTAATTAAGATTAATAATGCTACTATGCTGCTAATAAAGCCAGATGCAATTATCTTCTTGTAACCATATTTTTCAATAAGGATGCCTCCTATATATTGAAATACTGCATATGCAAACAAACTTGCAGTTAATACATATCCAATTTCCGTATTGCTTACTTTAAATTCACCTTTGAAAAAGGGCACAAAAATTCCTTTAAAGTTATCACTCATTGCAACTACTATATACATAAGCACCAGCAGTAACACTATTGGCCAATTTTTGACTTTTTGCTGCTTTACTTCCATAATCCACCCCCTAATTTAATAAC from Clostridium pasteurianum BC1 includes:
- a CDS encoding MFS transporter, with amino-acid sequence MEVKQQKVKNWPIVLLLVLMYIVVAMSDNFKGIFVPFFKGEFKVSNTEIGYVLTASLFAYAVFQYIGGILIEKYGYKKIIASGFISSIVALLILINCPSFLVLIVGMFLLNAGMAMFNIGVNTLGPVLTVASTAILMNFINFSYGAGNTAIQKISGNLLAAGIPWRSFYIFMLVAASALFIYLLVIKIPYKPKVETIQWNKKDLFSNKMLYLYIGICGLYLAAEYGIGNWFVNYMNESFKFTADKSAFYVALFFGCETIGRLFGGFIVDKLGHLKSILIYGVIATLMSFLGIIMGEQGLLIFGLAGFAYSIIFPTIITTIGRVFKEATSYATGLILMCGTLIAMLASMGIGLLNDIIGAQKAFYVIAAAVALTTICAQIINKNILKEND